The genomic stretch gaaattaacaGGCAATAAAGGTGATTATGAGCGTGGATCTTGCAGGCGTTATTATGGGATGGAAATTCTTTGACCACGCTGCTCATCTTGGTGGGGCTTTGTTTGGCATGTAAGTGTTCATctcctatttattttatattaaacagaaaaaatacataaggaTTAAAATGCAGCAAAGGCTCAAGTGAGCGCCACAGaacaaataagtaataataatctaGGTTCAAAAGTTTGTAGCATAATTGAAGAAATTGCTAAAAATAGaagtgtaatttttttgcaGTGCAAAGAATATAGTCAAACTTAAATACTactcttattttaaatatagcttTTCTACTATACCTTAAATCCTGATTTTCAGGCAGACTAATAGCACATTAATCATGGTATACTCAGATATATCAGGATAAGGGTTTTCCAGGAATGTTATGTTCCAAAAACCATAAGCAATATTTCCAAAGCTATAAAATAATCTGACTTATATTAGTGCATTCTGGCAAGTTTGTTTGTACCAAGTATGAAGGCAATTTTTTGCTCCCCTGTGTGCTGCCGTCTGTTTACCTTAAACTACAGACTagactatatttttcttttacaggGCCTGGTGTTACTGGGGCAACATGCATGTTTGGGGCAACAGAGACAAATTTCTGCAGTATTATCATAGCATCAGGAAGGATTCATGATAATACATAGATAGACAGGCAATGGTACTTTAATGAcaagttgtatttattttagagaATCTAATTTTGATAACTACTTTGTTAGCcaattgaatatttataaaatactataatatctaCAAACAACGcttgttttctttaaataaaaagaaaaaatattgttatgaaatcacttttattatgtaaaaaaaatatcacattatATTATGAACTCTGTGTAACTTTAAAACATACTCTATGCCAActctatgtatatatacatatatacaattcATATTGCAACCTCATAACAGGATGTAGTCCCATCGTACCTCGCCATAACTGTGGCATAAGGGCACCGCATACtcataatataactttaaagaaTTTCCCATAAGTAATGGTCCCTGTTAAAATGATAGATAACGTggaactttttatatttatacttcaAATCAAACTGTCCATTAAAGAGGAAAGATAACAGGGATGTTTGGataatcttttaataaatttattttaatcccaGTGTCTCCAATAAAAAGATAACGGGACAATTTTTCAATTAAGCATGCCCTATTAATGGGGATGCGATTAGCAGGGACAATGGTACTACATCTGTAACAGTTAACACTTTCAGTGAATACTGCATCACAGACAATTTCTTTGTGATATCCTAAGGTTTTAACTTGTCtaagcttttaatattttagcatGAAAATCAAAATGTTCACCAATGTATGTTGCTATGTAATAATAAGAATGGTCATATCCCTCGCGTAAATTCAATATGACTGGAACTTCAACCGAACGGCAAGCTTCCACAAGGTTTTCGGGCAGCAACTGTTTCTCTATGTAGAACTTGTCGGCAGTACCCTAAAAAacgttttactttaatattttctgcagcaaatattaaataaataaataatatactcgacaatacacatcgccatctagcctcaaagtaagcatagcttgtgttctgGGAAGTAAGacaactaatgaatatttttatgaaatatatacataaatacttataatatacagataaacatcctgACACTCCaaaacattcatcttcatcacacaaacatgttccagtagtgggaattgaacccacctCCCAAAGGaggtgggttcaattcccactactggaaactGAAGAGTCAAAACTCTtaagagcagggtcgctggccaatgccaatcggccatcagtattgtaattttaagttattttttttgttaaataatactgTATACCAATGACGTCTGTAAGGTTGACATCTATTCTGATCTTGAGTTATGAGAAACAGAATATGTCCATACCAATGTATATACCCTTGTTGTTGAGAATTTAGAAGTTTTCAGGCTGGTAGTACCTCGTAGCTTGATACTTTcctattattatagtaatttgACAGTTTATTTACATGCTTGACCTTACATTttgctttaaatatattttttagaggCAACTAAACTGTCTGTTGTTCTAATAATGTTTAAATGGAAATTGAATAGGCAACTGACACACCAGGTCTTAGAAACTagttaatatttcaaaatgctTTTGGGTGTAAACCCTAGCAGCAACATTTGAATTTACTGAAGATACAGTTAATGTTTAACTTGTTGAACATTAATTAACCCTTATTGAAAATTCTCAATCAATCATCTTTCCATCATTCTTTAAAACTTGTTCATTCAATAAACCAGTTGAAAAGCACATTTGCAACAAGGAACAAAATTGCAGGGAAATAAAATCCTTGATTATCAGCCCTAGAATATAACCCAAAAAATTTTGTGCATAATTACATGGATGTAGTTTTTATAAAGACTTTATTTACCTGGTCAATAAGCAATGTAAGTGGGGGTCCGTCATATTTCTTGACTAGTTCAGTTGCATCCCATTGGACCGCTTCACTCTTGTCACCTCCAAGGTAACCTGTAAAGGCTTTCTGACCCCATGGACACTGTGTTGGATTGCATATAGGGGCAAATGCACTTACTGATTTGTATAGACCAGGGTTTCTTAAAACTGATACTAAAGCTCCATGACCACCCATGctaaaaatatcacaaataatttatgtttcaaGTTCAATTggcattattaaattatattaatactagctattgcccgcgacttcgtctgcgtttgattttgtttttgatgtggcattaaactttatattagatccaaaaaaattaggtatttagtttcgctaagccttaaataaagGGTTTGCTgcggtccgctgaggagttctgtcctctgtctccaaccacagtttgggtaaaattaaacaaccaagcttaatgttgggataaaaagtatcctatattacttctaacactaagaatatgtataaaaagattcatgaagatcggttcagtagttttcgcgttaaagcgtaacaaacaaacttaccttcacattaataatattagtaggaattagTTGTAATTTGCATAGGTACAGAAGTACTTTATTGCATGTTTACTAATACTAATCCATactaatctaataaataaatattaccatGTTATTTTAATAGCAATAAGATTCTGTGATCTGGTGTGATATTTAATAATCCTAACCTTCTAGAAATCTAGGGATTAGTCCATGAATAAAacttgttaacaattatttaatgcaGATGTTTTTAGAAACATCATTACTCttcactaatattttttatagttattctaaaaatatattccTTCTGGACTAATGGCAGGACCGATTTTCAAGAAATAGATATAGGAATAGATGTTGCTGCAATCAGATTCCAGGTTTCCTAGTTTTTGGGAAGGACAACATAATATGCCACTTCAATTGATCATAACATTATCTCATCATTACCTGTGTCCCATAATTCCTATCCTGTTTGGGTCAACAATATTATTGAAAGCTTGCAAGATAAGATCATAAAGCTCCTTGTTTAAATAGCTGCCCATCCTGTAATTTTTAGACCATGGCTCTTTTGTAGCATCCAAGTAAAATCCTGCACCAACCCCAAAGTCCCAGGATTCATCATCTCCGGGTATCTTGACACCCCTGGGGGAGGTGTCAGGTCCCACTACTATGACACCATATTCAGCTGCATATCTAAagtaatagaaaattaaaatatgataaaaatcttttatttgagtTATCTGTTTATTTGCCCAAAAACTGAATACTTGGAAACATGTCTTTTCCACCCCAGAAGTGGTGGATATAACACAAACACATGTATTTTGAGTAAagtctgttttatttatactttatctGTAAAATGAGACAAAtagatttatttccagttcTACTTGTTCTGTTTCTACATTGCTTGAAGAATGTAATAGTCACCTAatctaatattatgtttattaatttacatagttgcattagtttattttttataaatgttaaatgtcatatattataaaatccttcaaaataaaaaaatcattaaatattataccttTGAAAACCAGCTTTAGATATAAAGTTTTGTTCATTGCAAGTCAGGCCTGAGAGATAAAATATGACTGGTAGCTTTACATCACCACCTTCAGCCTGAGGTGGTAAGTAAATGGAAAAGTTCATTTTGCATAATAACTCTGAAGACTCGTGAGAGTACACCTTCTGATAACCGccacatattttattagatGATACCAACTGCAAACCATCCATCTTAAGTTTctgaaaaaaaccaaaaacattttttttattaaaaaagtgtacAAAATGTAACAGCCACATTCTTTGAGAAGATtagtaattaaatttgtttgttaaaattCCATTACAAATAAGCCCTTGTttgccatctcacctggtggtaagtgatgatgcagtctagggtGGTGGCAGGCTGATATgtcaataatgttaaaaacCATATCCTTTATCAGTTTCAACATGATGTTAGACAGGAAGGCTAAATTCAATGGTGGCACGTCCATGTATAGTGGTcacaactagccacggccgaagccccacataaaagttattaaaaatataatacaataatcaAACCACATGAAGAGTAATCAAAGGGTCAAGTTCTTTTAATTGATAGGTACCAGGTTAGGTATctcttattttaaacttaaatgctACGTAATATGAATTTTATCGATAACAAATTGGCACACTTCAATGATAAGTTATCACTGCAAATTTCACTAATCACCAGACCTTTTTGATCGAATAACACCGGTATGAACTATGAAATTATGAAGGTATGATGGTATTATAGGTTAAATATCGTCATCCAAATGATAACCAGCTGGTAGCAgctacttttatattattactattcttttattaaaactgagcactttttgttaatttactttttgtacatttctttttttaaatgtgaatcTTCTGCACTACgaatcttttaaatattaatgcaaaTAATACGTACTTATTTAGAcagttcttattttaatttatatatcagcAAGCACTCTTCAAGTCaccgaaataaaaattattttttaaaatcaccGAGTTG from Pararge aegeria chromosome 4, ilParAegt1.1, whole genome shotgun sequence encodes the following:
- the LOC120623356 gene encoding S-formylglutathione hydrolase, giving the protein MDGLQLVSSNKICGGYQKVYSHESSELLCKMNFSIYLPPQAEGGDVKLPVIFYLSGLTCNEQNFISKAGFQRYAAEYGVIVVGPDTSPRGVKIPGDDESWDFGVGAGFYLDATKEPWSKNYRMGSYLNKELYDLILQAFNNIVDPNRIGIMGHSMGGHGALVSVLRNPGLYKSVSAFAPICNPTQCPWGQKAFTGYLGGDKSEAVQWDATELVKKYDGPPLTLLIDQGTADKFYIEKQLLPENLVEACRSVEVPVILNLREGYDHSYYYIATYIGEHFDFHAKILKA